One segment of Haloplanus natans DSM 17983 DNA contains the following:
- a CDS encoding alpha/beta fold hydrolase, translated as MPTATVRGHEIHYRTDGDEGPPIVMVHGVPTNSSQWEPIQDLLSPYFETYAIDLIGMGKSDKPLDDWEYSWENDSHIIAELMDEWGHDSMIVAGDDWGGGIALDFAARYPDKTDICVAVDPVAHDNWPVAEIESIGRLAFIDDDEEFRKAVADFPMKLVQTLRTMVHEPSNFRGGAIKEDVPTARTTHDLRKLREPYETVDYAAGGSQLDGDAGYGSPKLDAIRALALRGASLDPDWMLDIPYEDIIAPTMLLWGLQDIMMDSAIRFRFRYDITNAPVRIQPLQEAGHLALVDQPHLGADAIIDFVTEHRGTDVLADRYMGFPEIL; from the coding sequence ATGCCAACGGCAACCGTGCGCGGACACGAGATTCACTACCGAACGGACGGCGACGAGGGGCCACCGATCGTGATGGTTCACGGTGTGCCTACCAACAGTTCCCAGTGGGAACCGATTCAGGACCTCCTCTCGCCGTATTTCGAGACGTACGCCATCGATCTCATCGGCATGGGGAAAAGCGACAAACCCCTGGACGACTGGGAGTACTCTTGGGAGAACGACTCCCACATCATCGCGGAGCTGATGGACGAATGGGGCCACGATTCGATGATCGTCGCCGGCGACGACTGGGGCGGTGGGATCGCCCTCGACTTCGCCGCTCGCTACCCGGACAAGACGGACATCTGTGTCGCCGTCGATCCGGTCGCCCACGACAACTGGCCGGTCGCGGAGATCGAATCCATCGGCCGGCTGGCCTTCATCGACGACGATGAGGAGTTCCGGAAGGCCGTCGCGGATTTCCCGATGAAACTCGTCCAGACGCTCCGGACGATGGTGCACGAACCGAGCAACTTCCGGGGCGGAGCCATCAAGGAAGACGTGCCGACCGCGCGAACGACACACGACCTCCGAAAACTTCGCGAACCCTACGAGACGGTCGACTACGCCGCCGGCGGCTCACAGCTCGACGGCGACGCCGGCTACGGCTCGCCGAAACTCGACGCCATTCGCGCCCTCGCGCTTCGCGGCGCGTCGCTCGATCCCGACTGGATGCTCGACATTCCGTACGAGGACATCATCGCACCGACGATGCTCCTCTGGGGACTGCAGGACATCATGATGGACTCGGCGATCCGGTTCCGATTCAGATACGACATCACGAACGCGCCCGTTCGCATCCAGCCACTCCAGGAGGCGGGCCACCTCGCCCTGGTGGATCAACCCCACCTCGGCGCCGACGCGATCATCGACTTCGTCACCGAACACCGGGGCACAGATGTCCTCGCCGACCGGTACATGGGGTTCCCCGAAATCCTGTGA
- a CDS encoding dihydrolipoyl dehydrogenase yields the protein MDEFDFLVIGSGSGLNVANVAANQGHSVAVVEKGPLGGTCLNRGCIPSKLLLYHADVLETIERAGEFHIDARVEDIRFADIVREVNEEVEADAESIRQGLRSSSQHSLFEGEGRFVDDHTVEVVDGEDDGARLRAETVLIAAGSGPAIPSIDGIDEVDCLTSTEALQLETPPDNLVIVGGGYIAAELGHFFGTFGSDVTIIGRRPNLLPEADDEVAESFTERYAERFTVHTGHTATAVSERNGTVSVEARPYEYGDGGGIVDEEAGVTVTGDELLIAAGRVSNADTLNLDATGVETDERGFVETDEYLRTAADGVWALGDIVGEYLLKHNANHEARTVARNIFGSDLEAVDYSAMPFAVFASPEVAGVGAGESDLRAEGRDYATNTYRYEETARGDAMKAEGFVKVLIDLDGEILGCHIIGPDASTLVQEVVVAMTAGSGTVQDIRESIHIHPALPEVVQRAFSGQFTRGGHDH from the coding sequence ATGGACGAGTTCGATTTTCTGGTGATCGGGTCCGGATCGGGCCTCAATGTCGCCAACGTCGCGGCGAATCAGGGGCACTCCGTCGCCGTGGTCGAGAAAGGGCCACTGGGAGGAACCTGCCTCAATCGCGGCTGTATCCCATCGAAGTTACTGCTCTATCACGCGGACGTCCTCGAGACGATAGAGCGCGCCGGGGAGTTTCACATCGACGCTCGCGTCGAGGATATCAGGTTCGCCGACATCGTCCGGGAAGTGAACGAGGAAGTCGAGGCGGACGCGGAATCCATCCGACAGGGTCTCCGCTCGTCTTCCCAACACAGCCTGTTCGAGGGAGAGGGGCGGTTCGTCGACGACCACACGGTCGAAGTCGTCGACGGCGAGGACGACGGGGCCCGACTCCGGGCCGAGACGGTCCTCATTGCGGCTGGGTCAGGGCCAGCGATTCCTTCTATCGACGGCATCGACGAAGTCGATTGTTTGACGAGCACGGAGGCCCTCCAACTCGAAACGCCCCCGGACAACCTCGTGATCGTCGGTGGAGGCTACATCGCGGCCGAACTCGGCCACTTCTTCGGGACGTTCGGAAGCGACGTGACGATCATCGGCCGTCGGCCGAACCTGCTTCCGGAAGCCGACGACGAAGTCGCCGAATCCTTCACCGAACGGTACGCCGAGCGATTCACCGTCCACACCGGTCACACCGCGACCGCAGTCTCCGAGCGTAACGGAACCGTGTCCGTCGAGGCACGGCCGTACGAATACGGAGACGGTGGGGGCATCGTCGACGAGGAAGCGGGCGTCACCGTGACGGGCGACGAGTTGCTGATCGCCGCCGGGCGCGTGTCGAACGCCGACACGCTGAATCTCGATGCCACGGGGGTCGAAACCGACGAGCGGGGATTCGTCGAAACCGACGAGTACCTGCGGACGGCCGCCGACGGCGTCTGGGCACTGGGCGACATCGTCGGTGAGTATCTGCTGAAACACAACGCCAACCACGAAGCACGGACCGTCGCACGAAACATCTTCGGGAGCGACCTCGAAGCGGTCGATTACAGCGCGATGCCCTTCGCCGTCTTCGCCTCGCCCGAAGTGGCGGGCGTCGGCGCGGGCGAGAGCGACCTGCGAGCCGAGGGGCGGGACTACGCGACCAACACCTACCGATACGAGGAGACCGCCCGCGGCGACGCGATGAAAGCCGAGGGATTCGTGAAGGTGCTCATCGACCTCGACGGCGAGATACTCGGCTGTCACATCATCGGGCCCGACGCCTCAACGCTCGTGCAGGAAGTCGTCGTCGCGATGACGGCTGGCTCCGGAACCGTGCAGGACATCCGCGAGAGTATTCATATCCACCCGGCCCTCCCCGAAGTCGTCCAGCGGGCGTTCTCCGGGCAGTTCACCCGCGGCGGACACGATCACTGA
- a CDS encoding winged helix-turn-helix domain-containing protein, whose amino-acid sequence MAGHVTVPSSTKVSSLRALPPSAKLVVKTLEYEGRLTQAELVESTRLPDRTVRYALRELEDEDLVTSRVSFADARQRVYSLTTAES is encoded by the coding sequence ATGGCTGGTCACGTTACCGTCCCCTCGTCGACGAAGGTCTCGTCGTTACGAGCACTCCCACCGAGCGCGAAACTGGTCGTCAAGACACTCGAATACGAGGGCCGTCTCACGCAAGCGGAACTCGTCGAATCGACTCGACTTCCGGATCGAACCGTTCGATACGCACTGCGCGAACTCGAAGACGAGGACCTGGTGACCTCCCGGGTTTCGTTCGCCGACGCCCGACAGCGCGTCTACTCTCTCACGACCGCCGAGTCGTAG
- a CDS encoding Glu/Leu/Phe/Val family dehydrogenase encodes MDTDLGPTGTETLCDVCTTELDRVSKVGRLADRELDLLRQPKRRINVNIPIRMDDGSVEVFPSFRIQYNTARGPTKGGIRYHPSVNADEVDELAFLMSLKCAVANIPFGGAKGGIQVDPSRLSKGELERLSRGYIKEYHRNIGPETDVPAPDVNTDGRIMAWMRDEYESITGRQAPGVITGKPVELGGSEGREYATSLGGAVILDEFVNERGMTRKGTTVAVQGFGNVGSYLAEFLYERGYDVVAVSNVDGGIHDSSGIDVPALFDAYESSDDLFEFGAAEITNADLLTLDVDVLIPAAIENQITEANVAEVQADAVLEMANGPTTSRADEHLTERGIPVIPDILANAGGVTASYFEWVQNTTNEYWTEERVREKLATQLREAFADLREIKTASGTTRTWREAAYTRAVESVLQAEAYRGNVARENAGD; translated from the coding sequence ATGGATACTGACCTCGGACCCACCGGGACGGAAACGCTCTGTGACGTGTGTACGACCGAACTGGATCGCGTATCGAAAGTCGGACGGCTCGCCGACCGGGAACTGGACCTCCTCCGACAGCCCAAACGTCGTATCAACGTGAACATCCCGATACGGATGGACGACGGGAGCGTGGAGGTGTTCCCCTCCTTCCGGATCCAGTACAACACCGCCCGTGGACCGACGAAAGGTGGGATTCGCTACCACCCGTCGGTGAACGCCGACGAAGTCGACGAACTGGCCTTCCTGATGTCGCTGAAGTGTGCCGTCGCCAACATCCCGTTCGGCGGCGCCAAAGGGGGGATACAGGTCGACCCGTCGCGGCTCTCGAAGGGGGAACTGGAGCGCCTCTCGCGGGGCTACATCAAGGAGTACCACCGGAACATCGGCCCGGAGACGGACGTCCCCGCGCCCGACGTGAACACCGACGGCCGGATCATGGCGTGGATGCGGGACGAATACGAGTCGATCACCGGGCGGCAGGCACCGGGCGTGATCACGGGGAAACCGGTCGAACTCGGCGGGAGCGAGGGCCGCGAATACGCCACCTCGCTCGGTGGGGCGGTGATCCTCGACGAGTTCGTGAACGAGAGGGGGATGACACGGAAGGGAACGACCGTCGCGGTTCAGGGGTTCGGAAACGTCGGCTCCTACCTCGCGGAGTTCCTTTACGAGCGCGGATACGATGTCGTTGCGGTCAGTAACGTCGACGGCGGAATCCACGATTCGAGCGGCATCGACGTGCCGGCGCTGTTCGATGCGTACGAGTCGAGCGACGACCTATTCGAGTTCGGTGCGGCGGAGATTACCAACGCCGACCTGTTGACACTCGACGTCGACGTGCTGATTCCGGCCGCCATCGAGAATCAGATCACCGAGGCCAACGTGGCGGAGGTTCAGGCGGATGCAGTGCTGGAGATGGCCAACGGACCGACGACGTCGCGGGCCGATGAACACCTTACCGAGCGGGGGATTCCGGTCATCCCGGACATTCTCGCCAACGCCGGCGGGGTCACGGCGTCGTACTTCGAGTGGGTGCAGAACACGACGAACGAGTACTGGACCGAAGAGCGGGTGCGTGAGAAGTTGGCGACACAGCTCCGAGAGGCGTTCGCCGACCTTCGGGAGATCAAAACGGCGTCCGGGACGACACGCACCTGGAGAGAAGCGGCCTACACGCGCGCCGTCGAGAGCGTGTTACAGGCGGAGGCGTACCGGGGCAACGTCGCGAGAGAGAACGCCGGGGACTGA
- a CDS encoding DUF7342 family protein yields the protein MTEAPGVDRWKEHQSAFDRVRSVAVTVSEAKSADWIAEQAHVAGNTARDHLQRLVEMNVLRTVSEGSATQYEPDPLYTRMQALRDLLDNRNRDDLLEVCGDLQEQVEEWQTEYDADSPSELRERAAHVDTAEKTREMRQIANDWDIIAYRLRLVEDAIEHYSDYTGSAPAPA from the coding sequence ATGACTGAAGCGCCGGGTGTCGACCGCTGGAAAGAACACCAGAGTGCCTTCGACCGCGTACGCTCCGTCGCGGTTACCGTTTCCGAAGCCAAATCCGCTGACTGGATTGCGGAGCAAGCTCACGTCGCGGGTAACACTGCGCGTGACCACCTCCAGCGGCTCGTCGAAATGAACGTTCTCCGGACCGTCTCTGAAGGGAGCGCAACACAGTACGAACCCGACCCCCTCTACACGCGAATGCAGGCACTCCGTGACTTGCTCGATAATCGCAACCGCGACGACCTTCTCGAAGTATGTGGCGACCTGCAAGAACAGGTTGAGGAATGGCAAACCGAGTACGACGCGGATTCACCGAGCGAGCTTCGCGAGCGGGCGGCACATGTCGACACTGCTGAGAAAACGCGAGAGATGCGCCAGATTGCGAACGACTGGGACATCATCGCGTACCGCCTCCGGCTCGTCGAGGACGCTATCGAACACTACTCCGACTACACTGGGAGTGCCCCAGCACCCGCCTGA
- a CDS encoding SelT/SelW/SelH family protein, with translation MTDVEVEYCVPCGFLDRAETVQHALLTSLGEELDSVALVTGEKGVFRVSVDGETIYDKDEDGDYDADDLVRAVRDRMS, from the coding sequence ATGACCGACGTAGAAGTCGAATACTGCGTTCCGTGCGGATTCCTCGACCGGGCCGAAACCGTACAGCACGCCCTGCTTACGTCGCTGGGCGAGGAACTCGACTCGGTCGCGCTGGTGACGGGCGAGAAGGGCGTCTTCCGGGTCAGCGTCGACGGGGAGACGATTTACGACAAGGACGAGGACGGCGACTACGACGCCGACGACCTCGTGCGGGCGGTCCGCGACCGAATGAGCTAA
- a CDS encoding ABC transporter ATP-binding protein translates to MSEAETGAGAALVAEGVSKRYGDTVALDGVSLSIPAGEVFGLVGPNGAGKTTLVRALTGTTRCEGSIGVLGAAPNAVDAQRVGLLPQSFNPADRLTARELIAYYAGLYDEARPVAAVLEDVGLADDADTWYENLSGGQRRRACVGTALVNDPDVLFLDEPTTGIDPAGRRALWGLVDDLAAGGTTVLLTSHSMAEVERLADRVGLLRDGSLVAVGSPAELIAAHGGDSRLLVDGADVDPAAVAAALDAEVGERDGRLVVRNVSLAQVGELVADLEAAGVDFDSFTWAEPSLEDVYLRLTGETMADVDAGETVDAEVEAGR, encoded by the coding sequence ATGTCCGAGGCCGAAACAGGGGCCGGAGCGGCACTCGTCGCCGAGGGCGTGTCGAAGCGCTACGGCGACACCGTGGCGCTCGACGGCGTGTCGTTGTCCATCCCCGCGGGCGAGGTGTTCGGGCTCGTCGGACCGAACGGCGCCGGGAAAACGACGCTCGTCCGCGCGCTGACGGGGACGACCCGGTGTGAGGGCTCGATCGGCGTCCTTGGGGCGGCGCCGAACGCCGTCGACGCCCAGCGTGTCGGCCTCCTCCCCCAGTCGTTCAACCCGGCGGACCGTCTCACTGCGCGGGAACTGATCGCCTACTACGCCGGGCTCTACGACGAGGCCCGCCCCGTAGCGGCCGTTCTCGAGGACGTCGGCCTCGCCGACGACGCCGACACGTGGTACGAGAACCTCTCCGGCGGGCAGCGACGCCGGGCCTGTGTTGGCACGGCGCTCGTCAACGACCCCGACGTGCTCTTTTTGGACGAGCCAACGACGGGTATCGATCCGGCGGGTCGACGGGCGCTGTGGGGGCTCGTCGACGACCTGGCGGCGGGTGGCACGACCGTCCTGCTCACCAGTCACTCGATGGCCGAAGTGGAACGGCTGGCGGATCGGGTGGGCCTGCTCCGTGACGGCTCGCTCGTCGCCGTCGGGTCGCCCGCGGAGTTGATCGCGGCCCACGGCGGCGACAGTCGCCTGCTCGTCGACGGCGCGGACGTCGACCCCGCGGCCGTCGCCGCCGCACTGGACGCCGAGGTGGGCGAACGCGACGGCCGGCTGGTCGTCCGGAACGTCTCGCTCGCACAGGTCGGCGAACTCGTCGCCGATTTGGAGGCCGCAGGCGTCGACTTCGACTCGTTTACCTGGGCCGAACCGAGCCTCGAAGACGTCTACCTCCGGCTCACGGGCGAGACGATGGCCGACGTGGACGCCGGCGAGACGGTCGACGCGGAGGTCGAGGCAGGTCGATGA